The following proteins are co-located in the Anser cygnoides isolate HZ-2024a breed goose chromosome 32, Taihu_goose_T2T_genome, whole genome shotgun sequence genome:
- the LOC136787998 gene encoding RIMS-binding protein 3C-like produces the protein MIRGGVGQGPVAHSHPSSRRGPARPPSRPVQQEEHRQELEALRAQLEAERLHSQELHRRFADETRQIKKMAEQERQLLAEKLRSRWEQQRARELQRLWELSQKQRATEIRQLLREKEAEWRQAQELLQEQRDDAVRQARDLQQELAEELVRHGCSSSSEARSKLQEVHRQLHWRKDSKQTARIVSLQNELELQRRLFQQYILEQAEGRPSASHSEDRAAAWHRLQTRLGAGTTGTCSSKSPGASGAAGGGGQQTTHSSLKAHLQGEGKSCGRAVTDVGVQVAAQQEACPPGSGDSQLLQEKAHLQHALEDLQRQCGVLQEETRLLGKESALELGEEVERLQQKTSMLGLLTKHLKENTRQLKETDLKSGKTAAKTEQVDQQQRGESETEAGTKLRPHRNLDQERSRLQQRYEELKVRLREMTNENARRAEENSQLRGQKERIDEVRSDNAALKGKLVQVTEQRNSAIGEAKRLQTRLQDLGCELKAMRQLAGRRQQQENDLEETRRLLQKKKEEVEHLQRAWAEQRRTHEEDTQASQAQLRELEKQNQHQSQQWELLSQQLEQEKRKESNRIGSGLPQVTSSPTAQAYAEQSHDLCNREDSSDVSEEATKVPASHTSTSTSDAAHNSPGCRLLSDQGPVHGNEEAGAEHVSFILQSSEEESLKLRKFLARYSYDPFEGPNEHPEAELPLTAGEYVYVYGDMDEDGWFVGELTDGTRGFVPSNLVEEVSDDDLVTTVPPELRDLLQDSDDELRSCSRRGRKKRRNRRNK, from the coding sequence ATGATCCGGGGTGGTGTGGGCCAGGGGCCCGTGGCGCACAGTCACCCCTCATCCCGTCGGGGCCCAGCGCGACCCCCCAGcaggcctgtgcagcaggaggagcacaggcaggagctggaggcgctgcgggcccagctggaggccgagcGTCTCCACTCGCAGGAGCTGCACCGCCGCTTTGCTGATGAAACCCGCCAGATAAAGaagatggcagagcaggagcggcagcttctggctgagaagctacgctccagatgggagcagcaacgggcacgggagctgcagcggctgtgggagctgagccagAAGCAGCGGGCAACAGAGATCCGTCAGCTGCTGCGTGAGAAGGAGGCCGAGTGGCGCCAGGCACAGGAGTTGCTCCAAGAGCAGCGGGACGACGCCGTCCGCCAGGCgcgggacctgcagcaggagctggccgaggagctggtgaggcacggctgcagcagcagcagcgaggcccgcagcaagctgcaggaggtccACAGGCAGCTCCACTGGCGGAAGGACAGCAAGCAGACCGCCCGCATCGTAAGCctccaaaatgaactggaactgcagagaaggctcttccagcagtacatcctggagcaggctgaggggaggccgtcTGCCTCCCACAGCGAAGACAGGGCTGCGGCCTGGCACCGCCTGCAGACTCGCCTGGGCGCAGGGACCACCGGGACCTGCTCTTCGAAGAGCCCCGGtgcatctggtgctgctgggggaggagggcagcagacaaCCCACTCCAGCTTAAAAGCTCAcctccagggagaagggaagagctgcgggcgggcggtcACAGACGTGGGTGTTCAGGTGGCAGCGCAACAAGAGGCCTGCCCACCTGGCAGTggagacagccagctgctgcaggagaaagctcatctgcagcatgccctggaggacctgcagaggcaatgcggtgtccttcaagaggagacccgccttctggggaaggaaagcgctctggaactgggggaggaggtggagaggctccAGCAGAAGACTAGTATGCTAGGCCTCCTTACcaagcacctgaaagaaaacaccaggcaactgaaagagaccgacctgaaatctggaaagactgctgcaaagacagagcaggtcgaccagcagcagagaggggaatcggaaaccgaggctgggaCAAAACTTAGGCCTCACAGAAACCTGGATCAGGAACGctcaagactgcagcaaaggtacgaggagctgaaagtgcgtctgagagagatgacaaatgaaaatgccaggcgcgcagaagaaaattctcagctcCGTGGGCAGAAGGAACGGATAGACGAGGTTCGATCTGACAACGCTGCTCTGAAGGGGAAACTCGTGCAAGTGACAGAGCAGCGAAATTCTGCCATCGGAGAGGCCAAACGTCTTCAAACACGACTGCAAGATCTGGGTTGTGAACTGAAAGCCATGAGACAACTGGCAGGACGAAGGCAACAACAGGAGAACGACCTCGAGGAAACAAGgcgactgctgcagaagaagaaagaggaagttgagcatttgcagagggcttgggcagagcaaagaaggaCACATGAGGAAGACACGCAAGCGTCTCAAGCGCAGCTGAGagaattagagaaacagaatcagcaccaaagtcaacaatgggagctgctctctcagcaacttgagcaagaaaaaagaaaagaatccaacCGTATCGGTTCAGGACTACCACAGGTGACAtcttctcccacagcacaggcctatGCAGAGCAGTCCCATGACCTTTGCAACCGCGAAGAcagctctgatgtttctgaggaGGCAACCAAGGTCCCGGCATCCCACACAAGCACCTCGACATCAGATGCCGCACACAACAGTCCTGGGTGCCGCCTTCTTTCAGACCAGGGCCCTGTGCATGGGAAcgaagaagcaggagcagagcatgtgtccttcatcctgcagtcCTCGGAAGAAGAATCGCTAAAACTTCGAAAATTTTTAGCTCGATACAGCTACGATCCTTTCGAGGGTCCTAATGAGCACCCcgaagcagagcttcctctgaCTGCGGGAGAATACGTCTATGTCTATGGAGACATGGATGAAGACGGCTGGTTTGTGGGAGAGCTGACGGATGGCACGAGAGGATTTGTCCCCTCTAATTTGGTAGAAGAAGTTTCAGACGATGACCTGGTGACAACTGTGCCTCCAGAGCTACGTGATCTCCTGCAGGATAGCGATGATGAACTGAGatcttgcagcaggagaggaaggaagaaacggaggaatcggaggaataaataa
- the LOC136788000 gene encoding RIMS-binding protein 3C-like: protein MIRGGVGQGPVAHSHPSSRRGPARPPSRPVQQEEHRQELEALRAQLEAERLHSQELHRRFADETRQIKKMAEQERQLLAEKLRSRWEQQRARELQRLWELSQKQRATEIRQLLREKEAEWRQAQELLQEQRDDAVRQARDLQQELAEELVRHGCSSSSEARSKLQEVHRQLHWRKDSKQTARIVSLQNELELQRRLFQQYILEQAEGRPSASHSEDRAAAWHRLQTRLGAGTTGTCSSKSPGASGAAGGGGQQTTHSSLKAHLQGEGKSCGRAVTDVGVQVAAQQEACPPGSGDSQLLQEKAHLQHALEDLQRQCGVLQEETRLLGKESALELGEEVERLQQKTSMLGLLTKHLKENTRQLKETDLKSGKTAAKTEQVDQQQRGESETEAGKKLRPHRNLDQERSRLQQRYEELKVRLREMTNENARRAEENSQLRGQKERIDEVRSDNAALKGKLVQVTEQRNSAIGEAKRLQTRLQDLGCELKAMRQLAGRRQQQENDLEETRRLLQKKKEEVEHLQRAWAEQRRTHEEDTQASQAQLRELEKQNQHQSQQWELLSQQLEQEKRKESNRVGSGLPQVTSSPTAQAYAEQSHDLCNREDSSDVSEEATKVPASHTSTSTSDAAHNSPGCRLLSDEGPVHGNEESGAEHVSFILQSSEEESLKLRKFLARYSYDPFEGPNEHPEAELPLTAGEYVYVYGDMDEDGWFVGELTDGTRGFVPSNLVEEVSDDDLVTTVPPELRDLLQDSDDELRSCSRRGRKKRRNRRNK, encoded by the coding sequence ATGATCCGGGGTGGTGTGGGCCAGGGGCCCGTGGCGCACAGTCACCCCTCATCCCGTCGGGGCCCAGCGCGACCCCCCAGcaggcctgtgcagcaggaggagcacaggcaggagctggaggcgctgcgggcccagctggaggccgagcGTCTCCACTCGCAGGAGCTGCACCGCCGCTTTGCTGATGAAACCCGCCAGATAAAGaagatggcagagcaggagcggcagcttctggctgagaagctacgctccagatgggagcagcaacgggcacgggagctgcagcggctgtgggagctgagccagAAGCAGCGGGCAACAGAGATCCGTCAGCTGCTGCGTGAGAAGGAGGCCGAGTGGCGCCAGGCACAGGAGTTGCTCCAAGAGCAGCGGGACGACGCCGTCCGCCAGGCgcgggacctgcagcaggagctggccgaggagctggtgaggcacggctgcagcagcagcagtgaggcccgcagcaagctgcaggaggtccACAGGCAGCTCCACTGGCGGAAGGACAGCAAGCAGACCGCCCGCATCGTAAGCctccaaaatgaactggaactgcagagaaggctcttccagcagtacatcctggagcaggctgaggggaggccgtcTGCCTCCCACAGCGAAGACAGGGCTGCGGCCTGGCACCGCCTGCAGACTCGCCTGGGCGCAGGGACCACCGGGACCTGCTCTTCGAAGAGCCCCGGtgcatctggtgctgctgggggaggagggcagcagacaaCCCACTCCAGCTTAAAAGCTCAcctccagggagaagggaagagctgcgggcgggcggtcACAGACGTGGGTGTTCAGGTGGCAGCGCAACAAGAGGCCTGCCCACCTGGCAGTggagacagccagctgctgcaggagaaagctcatctgcagcatgccctggaggacctgcagaggcaatgcggtgtccttcaagaggagacccgccttctggggaaggaaagcgctctggaactgggggaggaggtggagaggctccAGCAGAAGACTAGTATGCTAGGCCTCCTTACcaagcacctgaaagaaaacaccaggcaactgaaagagaccgacctgaaatctggaaagactgctgcaaagacagagcaggtcgaccagcagcagagaggggaatcggaaaccgaggctgggaAAAAACTTAGGCCTCACAGGAACCTGGATCAGGAACGctcaagactgcagcaaaggtacgaggagctgaaagtgcgtctgagagagatgacaaatgaaaatgccaggcgcgcagaagaaaattctcagctcCGTGGGCAGAAGGAGCGGATAGACGAGGTTCGATCTGACAACGCTGCTCTGAAGGGGAAACTCGTGCAAGTGACAGAGCAGCGAAATTCTGCCATCGGAGAGGCCAAACGTCTTCAAACACGACTGCAAGATCTGGGTTGTGAACTGAAAGCCATGAGACAACTGGCAGGACGAAGGCAACAACAGGAGAACGACCTCGAGGAAACAAGgcgactgctgcagaagaagaaagaggaagttgagcatttgcagagggcttgggcagagcaaagaaggaCACATGAGGAAGACACGCAAGCGTCTCAAGCGCAGCTGAGagaattagagaaacagaatcagcaccaaagtcaacaatgggagctgctctctcagcaacttgagcaagaaaaaagaaaagaatccaacCGTGTCGGTTCAGGACTACCACAGGTGACAtcttctcccacagcacaggcctatGCAGAGCAGTCCCATGACCTTTGCAACCGCGAAGAcagctctgatgtttctgaggaGGCAACCAAGGTCCCGGCATCCCACACAAGCACCTCGACATCAGATGCCGCACACAACAGTCCTGGGTGCCGCCTTCTTTCAGACGAGGGCCCTGTGCATGGGAACGAAGAAtcaggagcagagcatgtgtccttcatcctgcagtcCTCGGAAGAAGAATCGCTAAAACTTCGAAAATTTTTAGCTCGATACAGCTACGATCCTTTCGAGGGTCCTAATGAGCACCCcgaagcagagcttcctctgaCTGCGGGAGAATACGTCTATGTCTATGGAGACATGGATGAAGACGGCTGGTTTGTGGGAGAGCTGACGGATGGCACGAGAGGATTTGTCCCCTCTAATTTGGTAGAAGAAGTTTCAGACGATGACCTGGTGACAACTGTGCCTCCAGAGCTACGTGATCTCCTGCAGGATAGCGATGATGAGCTGAGatcttgcagcaggagaggaaggaagaaacggaggaatcggaggaataaataa
- the LOC136788001 gene encoding RIMS-binding protein 3C-like — protein MIRGGVGQGPVAHSHPSSCRGPARPPSRPVQQEEHRQELEALRAQLEAERLHSQELHRRFADETRQIKKMAEQERQLLAEKLRSRWEQQRARELQRLWELSQKQRATEIRQLLREKEAEWRQAQELLQEQRDDAVRQARDLQQELAEELVRHGCSSSSEARSKLQEVHRQLHWRKDSKQTARIVSLQNELELQRRLFQQYILEQAEGRPSASHSEDRAAAWHRLQTRLGAGTTGTCSSKSPGASGAAGGGGQQTTHSSLKAHLQGEGKSCGRAVTDVGVQVAAQQEACPPGSGDSQLLQEKAHLQHALEDLQRQCGVLQEETRLLGKESALELGEEVERLQQKTSMLGLLTKHLKENTRQLKEIALKSGKTAAKTEQVDQQQRGESETEAGTKLRPHRNLDQERSRLQQRYEELKVRLREMTNENARRAEENSQLRGQKERIDEVRSDNAALKGKLVQVTEQRNSAIGEAKRLQTRLQDLGCELKAMRQLAGRRQQQENDLEETRRLLQKKKEEVEHLQRAWAEQRRTHEEDTQASQAQLRELEKQNQHQSQQWELLSQQLEQEKRKESNRVGSGLPQVTSSPTAQAYAEQSHDLCNREDSSDVSEEATKVPASHTSTWTSDAAHNSPGCRLLSDQGPVHGNEEAGAEHVSFILQSSEEESLKLRKFLARYSYDPFEGPNEHPEAELPLTAGEYVYVYGDMDEDGWFVGELTDGTRGFVPSNLVEEVSDDDLVTTVPPELRDLLQDSDDELRSCSRRGRKKRRNRRNK, from the coding sequence ATGATCCGGGGTGGTGTGGGCCAGGGGCCCGTGGCGCACAGTCACCCCTCATCCTGTCGGGGCCCAGCGCGACCCCCCAGcaggcctgtgcagcaggaggagcacaggcaggagctggaggcgctgcgggcccagctggaggccgagcGTCTCCACTCGCAGGAGCTGCACCGCCGCTTTGCTGATGAAACCCGCCAGATAAAGaagatggcagagcaggagcggcagcttctggctgagaagctacgctccagatgggagcagcaacgggcacgggagctgcagcggctgtgggagctgagccagAAGCAGCGGGCAACAGAGATCCGTCAGCTGCTGCGTGAGAAGGAGGCCGAGTGGCGCCAGGCACAGGAGTTGCTCCAAGAGCAGCGGGACGACGCCGTCCGCCAGGCgcgggacctgcagcaggagctggccgaggagctggtgaggcacggctgcagcagcagcagcgaggcccgcagcaagctgcaggaggtccACAGGCAGCTCCACTGGCGGAAGGACAGCAAGCAGACCGCCCGCATCGTAAGCctccaaaatgaactggaactgcagagaaggctcttccagcagtacatcctggagcaggctgaggggaggccgtcTGCCTCCCACAGCGAAGACAGGGCTGCGGCCTGGCACCGCCTGCAGACTCGCCTGGGCGCAGGGACCACCGGGACCTGCTCTTCGAAGAGCCCCGGtgcatctggtgctgctgggggaggagggcagcagacaaCCCACTCCAGCTTAAAAGCTCAcctccagggagaagggaagagctgcgggcgggcggtcACAGACGTGGGTGTTCAGGTGGCAGCGCAACAAGAGGCCTGCCCACCTGGCAGTggagacagccagctgctgcaggagaaagctcatctgcagcatgccctggaggacctgcagaggcaatgcggtgtccttcaagaggagacccgccttctggggaaggaaagcgctctggaactgggggaggaggtggagaggctccAGCAGAAGACTAGTATGCTAGGCCTCCTTACcaagcacctgaaagaaaacaccaggcaaCTGAAAGAGATCGCCCTGAAatctggaaagactgctgcaaagacagagcaggtcgaccagcagcagagaggggaatcggaaaccgaggctgggaCAAAACTTAGGCCTCACAGGAACCTGGATCAGGAACGctcaagactgcagcaaaggtacgaggagctgaaagtgcgtctgagagagatgacaaatgaaaatgccaggcgcgcagaagaaaattctcagctcCGTGGGCAGAAGGAGCGGATAGACGAGGTTCGATCTGACAACGCTGCTCTGAAGGGGAAACTCGTGCAAGTGACAGAGCAGCGAAATTCTGCCATCGGAGAGGCCAAACGTCTTCAAACACGACTGCAAGATCTGGGTTGTGAACTGAAAGCCATGAGACAACTGGCAGGACGAAGGCAACAACAGGAGAACGACCTCGAGGAAACAAGgcgactgctgcagaagaagaaagaggaagttgagcatttgcagagggcttgggcagagcaaagaaggaCACATGAGGAAGACACGCAAGCGTCTCAAGCGCAGCTGCGagaattagagaaacagaatcagcaccaaagtcaacaatgggagctgctctctcagcaacttgagcaagaaaaaagaaaagaatccaacCGTGTCGGTTCAGGACTACCACAGGTGACAtcttctcccacagcacaggcctatGCAGAGCAGTCCCATGACCTTTGCAACCGCGAAGAcagctctgatgtttctgaggaGGCAACCAAGGTCCCGGCATCCCACACAAGCACCTGGACATCAGATGCCGCACACAACAGTCCTGGGTGCCGCCTTCTTTCAGACCAGGGCCCTGTGCATGGGAAcgaagaagcaggagcagagcatgtgtccttcatcctgcagtcCTCGGAAGAAGAATCGCTAAAACTTCGAAAATTTTTAGCTCGATATAGCTACGATCCTTTCGAGGGTCCTAATGAGCACCCcgaagcagagcttcctctgaCTGCGGGAGAATACGTTTATGTCTATGGAGACATGGATGAAGACGGCTGGTTTGTGGGAGAGCTGACGGATGGCACGAGAGGATTTGTCCCCTCTAATTTGGTAGAAGAAGTTTCAGACGATGACCTGGTGACAACTGTGCCTCCAGAGCTACGTGATCTCCTGCAGGATAGCGATGATGAACTGAGatcttgcagcaggagaggaaggaagaaacggaggaatcggaggaataaataa
- the LOC136787999 gene encoding RIMS-binding protein 3C-like — MIRGGVGQGPVAHSHPSSRRGPARPPSRPVQQEEHRQELEALRAQLEAERLHSQELHRRFADETRQIKKMAEQERQLLAEKLRSRWEQQRARELQRLWELSQKQRATEIRQLLREKEAEWRQAQELLQEQRDDAVRQARDLQQELAEELVRHGCSSSSEARSKLQEVHRQLHWRKDSKQTARIVSLQNELELQRRLFQQYILEQAEGRPSASHSEDRAAAWHRLQTRLGAGTTGTCSSKSPGASGAAGGGGQQTTHSSLKAHLQGEGKSCGRAVTDVGVQVAAQQEACPPGSGDSQLLQEKAHLQHALEDLQRQCGVLQEETRLLGKESALELGEEVERLQQKTSMLGLLTKHLKENTRQLKETDLKSGKTAAKTEQVDQQQRGESETEAGKKLRPHRNLDQERSRLQQRYEELKVRLREMTNENARRAEENSQLRGQKERIDEVRSDNAALKGKLVQVTEQRNSAIGEAKRLQTRLQDLGCELKAMRQLAGRRQQQENDLEETRRLLQKKKEEVEHLQRAWAEQRRTHEEDTQASQAQLRELEKQNQHQSQQWELLSQQLEQEKRKESNRVGSGLPQVTSSPTAQAYAEQSHDLCNREDSSDVSEEATKVPASHTSTSTSDAAHNSPGCRLLSDQGPVHGNEEAGAEHVSFILQSSEEELLKLRKFLARYSYDPFEGPNEHPEAELPLTAGEYVYVYGDMDEDGWFVGELTDGTRGFVPSNLVEEVSDDDLVTTVPPELRDLLQDSDDELRSCSRRGRKKRRNRRNK; from the coding sequence ATGATCCGGGGTGGTGTGGGCCAGGGGCCCGTGGCGCACAGTCACCCCTCATCCCGTCGGGGCCCAGCGCGACCCCCCAGcaggcctgtgcagcaggaggagcacaggcaggagctggaggcgctgcgggcccagctggaggccgagcGTCTCCACTCGCAGGAGCTGCACCGCCGCTTTGCTGATGAAACCCGCCAGATAAAGaagatggcagagcaggagcggcagcttctggctgagaagctacgctccagatgggagcagcaacgggcacgggagctgcagcggctgtgggagctgagccagAAGCAGCGGGCAACAGAGATCCGTCAGCTGCTGCGTGAGAAGGAGGCCGAGTGGCGCCAGGCACAGGAGTTGCTCCAAGAGCAGCGGGACGACGCCGTCCGCCAGGCgcgggacctgcagcaggagctggccgaggagctggtgaggcacggctgcagcagcagcagcgaggcccgcagcaagctgcaggaggtccACAGGCAGCTCCACTGGCGGAAGGACAGCAAGCAGACCGCCCGCATCGTAAGCctccaaaatgaactggaactgcagagaaggctcttccagcagtacatcctggagcaggctgaggggaggccgtcTGCCTCCCACAGCGAAGACAGGGCTGCGGCCTGGCACCGCCTGCAGACTCGCCTGGGCGCAGGGACCACCGGGACCTGCTCTTCGAAGAGCCCCGGtgcatctggtgctgctgggggaggagggcagcagacaaCCCACTCCAGCTTAAAAGCTCAcctccagggagaagggaagagctgcgggcgggcggtcACAGACGTGGGTGTTCAGGTGGCAGCGCAACAAGAGGCCTGCCCACCTGGCAGTggagacagccagctgctgcaggagaaagctcatctgcagcatgccctggaggacctgcagaggcaatgcggtgtccttcaagaggagacccgccttctggggaaggaaagcgctctggaactgggggaggaggtggagaggctccAGCAGAAGACTAGTATGCTAGGCCTCCTTACcaagcacctgaaagaaaacaccaggcaactgaaagagaccgacctgaaatctggaaagactgctgcaaagacagagcaggtcgaccagcagcagagaggggaatcggaaaccgaggctgggaAAAAACTTAGGCCTCACAGGAACCTGGATCAGGAACGctcaagactgcagcaaaggtacgaggagctgaaagtgcgtctgagagagatgacaaatgaaaatgccaggcgcgcagaagaaaattctcagctcCGTGGGCAGAAGGAGCGGATAGACGAGGTTCGATCTGACAACGCTGCTCTGAAGGGGAAACTCGTGCAAGTGACAGAGCAGCGAAATTCTGCCATCGGAGAGGCCAAACGTCTTCAAACACGACTGCAAGATCTGGGTTGTGAACTGAAAGCCATGAGACAACTGGCAGGACGAAGGCAACAACAGGAGAACGACCTCGAGGAAACAAGgcgactgctgcagaagaagaaagaggaagttgagcatttgcagagggcttgggcagagcaaagaaggaCACATGAGGAAGACACGCAAGCGTCTCAAGCGCAGCTGAGagaattagagaaacagaatcagcaccaaagtcaacaatgggagctgctctctcagcaacttgagcaagaaaaaagaaaagaatccaacCGTGTCGGTTCAGGACTACCACAGGTGACAtcttctcccacagcacaggcctatGCAGAGCAGTCCCATGACCTTTGCAACCGCGAAGAcagctctgatgtttctgaggaGGCAACCAAGGTCCCGGCATCCCACACAAGCACCTCGACATCAGATGCCGCACACAACAGTCCTGGGTGCCGCCTTCTTTCAGACCAGGGCCCTGTGCATGGGAAcgaagaagcaggagcagagcatgtgtccttcatcctgcagtcCTCGGAAGAAGAATTGCTAAAACTTCGAAAATTTTTAGCTCGATACAGCTACGATCCTTTCGAGGGTCCTAATGAGCACCCcgaagcagagcttcctctgaCTGCGGGAGAATACGTTTATGTCTATGGAGACATGGATGAAGACGGCTGGTTTGTGGGAGAGCTGACGGATGGCACGAGAGGATTTGTCCCCTCTAATTTGGTAGAAGAAGTTTCAGACGATGACCTGGTGACAACTGTGCCTCCAGAGCTACGTGATCTCCTGCAGGATAGCGATGATGAGCTGAGatcttgcagcaggagaggaaggaagaaacggaggaatcggaggaataaataa